The following are encoded together in the Lactuca sativa cultivar Salinas chromosome 1, Lsat_Salinas_v11, whole genome shotgun sequence genome:
- the LOC111916602 gene encoding protein QUIRKY, which translates to MASVRKLIVEVVDARNLLPKDGHGTSSPYVILDFYGQRRKTRVVARDLNPVWNEVLEFNVGKPSDVFGDMLEVDVNHDKTLGPTTRHNFLGRVRLNSQQFVKKGEEALIYYPLEKKHLFSWIQGEIGLKIYFVDDVAPPPAPPSPPPSEEVKAEPKSLEEAKSEADAAPKTDSEPPPVPEVAPTEPAPPSEASDDDAEVPDLDGIDPVEASTPMKQERFDHDQLRTSRSMPDIKIGGAIPIGPQPIPRTSSVSSFTTDVSDRFPIERSSFDLVEKMHYLFVRVVKARALPTPGNPVTKIVVSGCQVVSKPARKTMYFEWDQTFAFRRDAHDSASILEVSVWDPLISSSMSDVAGHNFLGGICFDATEIPLRDPPDSPLAPQWYRLEGGGAHKGDLMLATWVGTQADESFPEAWKTDTAGNPSSRSKIYQSPKLWYLRAIIIEAQDVPPTSSFQIKAQLGFQVQKTKSIATRNGTSSWNEDLMFVAAEPFSDQPLMLFLVEQRGPKETTVVGVASLPLASIERRVDDRIVVSKWLTFEDPNEEKRVYRGRIQVKIFFDGGYHVMDEAAHVCSDYRPTAKQLWKSPIGTIELGIVGCKNLLPMKSINGKGSTDAYAVAKYGNKWVRTRAISDNLDPKWNEQYTWRVYDPSTVLTIGVFDSCEAFGSDGQKESTRSDFRMGKVRIRISTLEMGKVYKNTYSLMLLNAVGLKKMGELELAVRFVRMAPTLDFLNVYSQPLLPIMHHIKPIGVVQQEILRTVAVKITAAHLARSEPPLRREVVAYMLDADTHAFSMRKVRANWLRIVNVLSGVIDMVKWFDDTRSWKNPTSTFLVHILLMMLVWFPDLIIPTLAFYVFVVGVWNYRFRSRAAPPHFDPKLSLAETIDGNELDEEFDMVPCTRSNEMVRLRYDKLRMLGARVQTVLGDIATQGERVQALVTWRDPRATGIFVGMCLVVAVILYLVPSKMVAVTFGFYYMRHPIFRDRMPSPALNFFRRLPSLSDRIL; encoded by the coding sequence ATGGCGTCCGTTCGGAAGCTTATTGTAGAAGTAGTTGATGCCCGTAATCTTCTCCCAAAAGACGGCCATGGCACGTCAAGTCCTTACGTGATTCTTGATTTCTATGGCCAACGACGGAAGACCCGGGTGGTGGCTAGGGATTTGAACCCGGTTTGGAATGAGGTTTTGGAGTTTAATGTCGGAAAACCATCCGATGTGTTCGGTGATATGCTTGAAGTTGATGTTAATCATGATAAGACTCTTGGGCCGACTACCAGACACAATTTTCTGGGTAGAGTCCGCTTGAATTCACAGCAGTTTGTGAAGAAAGGGGAGGAGGCTTTGATTTATTATCCTTTGGAGAAGAAACACTTGTTTAGCTGGATTCAAGGCgaaattggtttgaaaatttactttGTTGATGATGTTGCTCCGCCGCCGGCGCCACCATCTCCTCCGCCATCTGAGGAGGTGAAGGCTGAGCCAAAGTCATTGGAAGAAGCTAAGTCGGAAGCTGACGCTGCCCCCAAAACTGATTCAGAACCACCACCGGTGCCTGAGGTGGCACCTACAGAACCTGCTCCACCGTCGGAAGCTTCCGATGATGATGCTGAAGTTCCAGATCTTGATGGTATTGATCCAGTAGAAGCAAGTACTCCAATGAAGCAAGAACGATTTGATCATGATCAATTAAGGACATCAAGATCTATGCCGGACATCAAAATCGGTGGTGCTATTCCAATCGGCCCACAGCCAATCCCTCGGACTTCCTCAGTCAGCAGCTTCACGACAGATGTATCTGATAGATTTCCAATCGAACGATCATCATTTGATCTAGTGGAGAAAATGCACTACCTCTTTGTTCGGGTAGTTAAAGCTCGGGCTTTACCTACCCCTGGCAACCCGGTAACCAAGATAGTTGTTTCCGGTTGCCAAGTTGTCTCAAAACCCGCTCGAAAAACCATGTATTTTGAGTGGGACCAAACATTCGCTTTCCGACGAGATGCCCATGATTCTGCATCCATTCTTGAAGTCTCCGTGTGGGACCCGTTGATCTCAAGCTCTATGTCGGATGTTGCAGGGCATAATTTCCTAGGTGGCATATGTTTTGATGCCACAGAGATCCCCTTACGAGACCCACCTGATAGTCCGTTGGCCCCACAATGGTACAGGCTAGAAGGAGGCGGGGCTCATAAAGGGGATCTCATGTTAGCTACATGGGTGGGGACACAAGCGGATGAGTCATTTCCTGAAGCATGGAAAACCGATACTGCAGGTAACCCTAGCTCTCGATCCAAAATATACCAATCACCGAAGTTATGGTATCTACGTGCGATAATTATCGAGGCTCAAGATGTTCCCCCCACATCATCGTTCCAAATCAAAgctcaattagggtttcaagttCAAAAAACGAAATCAATCGCCACACGTAATGGAACTTCGTCATGGAATGAAGACTTGATGTTTGTAGCCGCGGAGCCATTCTCTGATCAACCGTTGATGTTGTTTCTAGTTGAACAACGGGGCCCAAAAGAGACAACTGTCGTTGGAGTCGCTAGCCTGCCTTTAGCTTCCATAGAGCGTCGTGTAGATGATAGAATTGTGGTATCAAAATGGTTAACATTTGAAGATCCAAACGAAGAAAAAAGAGTTTATCGTGGTCGAATCCAAGTAAAAATATTCTTCGATGGAGGATACCATGTGATGGACGAAGCCGCACACGTTTGTAGTGACTATCGACCCACTGCAAAGCAACTTTGGAAAAGCCCGATTGGCACAATTGAGCTAGGGATTGTCGGATGCAAGAATTTGCTACCAATGAAGTCTATCAATGGCAAAGGGTCCACAGATGCTTATGCCGTGGCAAAATACGGAAACAAATGGGTACGAACACGAGCGATATCCGATAACCTAGATCCGAAATGGAACGAACAATACACATGGAGAGTTTATGACCCATCCACCGTGTTAACAATCGGAGTTTTCGATAGTTGCGAAGCGTTTGGATCTGACGGTCAAAAAGAGTCGACACGTTCGGATTTTCGTATGGGGAAAGTACGTATACGTATATCAACTTTAGAGATGGGGAAGGTGTACAAGAACACGTACTCATTAATGTTATTAAATGCGGTCGGGCTCAAGAAAATGGGCGAGCTAGAGCTGGCGGTACGATTTGTGCGTATGGCACCAACGCTTGATTTTTTGAACGTATATTCGCAACCCTTGTTGCCAATAATGCACCATATCAAGCCAATCGGGGTGGTGCAGCAAGAGATACTTAGAACGGTCGCAGTTAAGATCACTGCGGCTCATTTGGCACGATCCGAGCCACCCCTTCGTCGTGAAGTGGTGGCCTACATGCTAGATGCCGACACACATGCATTTAGCATGAGGAAGGTTCGTGCCAATTGGCTACGGATAGTCAACGTGCTATCGGGGGTCATTGACATGGTCAAATGGTTTGATGACACACGCTCATGGAAGAATCCAACGTCTACATTCTTGGTTCATATATTGCTTATGATGCTCGTGTGGTTCCCTGACCTAATCATCCCCACTTTGGCATTTTACGTGTTTGTGGTCGGGGTTTGGAATTACAGATTCCGGTCTCGAGCTGCACCACCACACTTTGACCCAAAACTTTCATTAGCAGAAACAATCGATGGTAATGAGCTCGACGAGGAATTCGACATGGTGCCGTGTACTAGATCAAATGAAATGGTGCGATTGAGATATGACAAACTACGTATGCTAGGAGCACGGGTGCAAACTGTGCTAGGTGACATAGCGACACAAGGTGAACGAGTTCAAGCTTTGGTGACATGGCGGGACCCACGTGCCACGGGGATTTTTGTTGGTATGTGTTTGGTGGTTGCTGTCATATTGTACCTTGTACCGTCGAAGATGGTGGCAGTGACATTTGGGTTTTATTATATGCGACATCCGATCTTTAGGGATCGGATGCCGTCTCCTGCACTCAACTTTTTCCGAAGACTGCCGTCATTATCAGACCGTATTCTTTAG
- the LOC111916603 gene encoding uncharacterized protein LOC111916603 has protein sequence MSMYPKIEIDDTYEHVVKEELHLETENKIKGTDEGKAEKITEELDLKTKSVEKEKPKHKEVNDDNCKVEDDKKSDVDGDKKKEVKEKKKGDKKKESDEDDKNVKEKKKKKDKKEKKKDDDEVSEEGEKETEKKKKDKKKEKKKDDDGVSEEGEKETEKKKKDKKKGKKKDDDDVVSEEEEKETEKKKKDKDAKSDDNEHEAEKKKKKGKSDDEGKKKKKDKKEKKDKDKEVKEDDEDKKKDDEGDSEEGDKKKKKEKKDKKEKKSKDEGVEEDDEKKKKDKKKHKDKKGDKTCSDTEVASREIEINGNGEEVKGEKKGKEKKDKGEKYKIKDLSKLKSKLEKLNTKIEALLEKKVEIMRLIKEKEGNNGSVNAVTAEVA, from the coding sequence ATGAGTATGTATCCGAAAATTGAGATAGATGATACATATGAACATGTTGTCAAGGAAGAGCTTCATTTGGAAACTGAGAAcaagataaaaggaacagatgaAGGAAAGGCAGAGAAGATTACAGAAGAGTTGGATTTGAAGACCAAATCTGTTGAGAAAGAGAAGCCAAAACATAAGGAAGTTAATGATGACAACTGCAAGGTGGAAGATGACAAGAAATCTGATGTGGATGGGGATAAGAAAAAGGaggtaaaagaaaagaaaaaaggagACAAAAAGAAGGAGTCTGATGAGGATGATAAGAATgtgaaagagaagaagaagaagaaagacaagaaggaaaagaagaaagaTGATGATGAAGTATCAGAGGAAGGGGAAAAAGAgacagaaaagaagaagaaagacaagaagaaggaaaagaagaaagaTGATGATGGAGTATCAGAGGAAGGAGAAAAAGAgacagaaaagaagaagaaagacaagAAGAAGGGAAAGaagaaagatgatgatgatgtagtATCAGAGGAAGAGGAAAAAGAgacagagaagaagaagaaagataaGGATGCCAAATCTGATGATAATGAGCATGAAgcggagaaaaagaagaagaaaggaaagaGCGATGATGaaggaaagaagaagaagaaagacaagAAAGAGAAGAAAGATAAAGATAAAGAAGTAAAAGAAGATGATGAAGACAAGAAGAAGGATGATGAAGGAGACTCAGAAGAAGGGgataaaaagaagaaaaaagagaAGAAGGACAAGAAAGAGAAGAAAAGTAAAGATGAAGGggtggaagaagatgatgaaaagaagaaaaaagatAAGAAGAAGCACAAAGATAAGAAGGGTGATAAAACATGCAGTGATACTGAAGTTGCATCAAGGGAGattgaaataaatggaaatggTGAAGAAGTAAAGGGGGAGAAAAAgggtaaagagaagaaagataagggagaaaaatataaaatcaagGATCTTAGCAAGCTGAAAAGTAAATTAGAGAAGTTGAATACTAAAATTGAAGCTCTACTAGAGAAAAAAGTAGAAATAATGAGGCTCATAAAGGAAAAGGAGGGAAATAATGGATCAGTTAATGCAGTTACAGCAGAAGTGGCATAA